The following are from one region of the Vitis riparia cultivar Riparia Gloire de Montpellier isolate 1030 chromosome 14, EGFV_Vit.rip_1.0, whole genome shotgun sequence genome:
- the LOC117931264 gene encoding galactinol synthase 2-like, protein MAPTLASATGLAKAASISSRAYVTFLAGNGDYVKGVVGLAKGLRKVKTAYPLVVAVLPDVPAEHRRILEDQGCVVREIEPVNPPENQTQFAMAYYVINYSKLRIWEFVEYSKMIYLDGDIQVFGNIDHLFDLDDGHFYAVMDCFCEKTWSNSPQYKIGYCQQCPEKVQWPAEMGPAPPLYFNAGMFVFEPCLSVYDDLLTTLKITTPTSFAEQDYLNMFFRDIYRPIPPTYNLVLAMLWRHPENIDLQRTNVVHYCAAGSKPWRYTGKEENMEREDIKMLVKKWWDIYNDESLDYRNSSADGKPFTVALSEAGVVHYIAAPSAA, encoded by the exons ATGGCTCCTACTTTGGCCTCTGCAACTGGTTTAGCCAAGGCTGCCAGCATTTCCAGCCGGGCGTATGTGACTTTCTTGGCCGGTAACGGCGACTACGTGAAGGGCGTGGTGGGGCTGGCCAAGGGGCTGAGAAAGGTGAAAACCGCATACCCACTTGTGGTGGCGGTACTGCCGGACGTCCCGGCGGAGCACCGCCGCATTCTGGAGGACCAGGGCTGCGTCGTCAGGGAGATCGAGCCGGTGAACCCGCCGGAGAACCAGACCCAGTTCGCCATGGCCTACTACGTCATCAACTACTCCAAACTCCGCATCTGGGAG tttGTGGAGTACAGTAAGATGATATACTTGGACGGAGACATACAGGTGTTTGGTAACATAGACCATTTGTTTGATTTGGATGATGGGCATTTCTATGCTGTGATGGACTGTTTCTGTGAGAAGACGTGGAGCAACTCGCCGCAGTACAAGATTGGGTACTGCCAGCAGTGCCCGGAGAAGGTGCAGTGGCCGGCGGAGATGGGTCCAGCACCTCCTCTCTACTTCAACGCCGGCATGTTTGTGTTTGAGCCTTGCCTTTCCGTCTATGATGATCTCCTTACCACTCTCAAGATCACAACTCCTACCTCCTTTGCCGAGCAG GACTATTTGAATATGTTCTTCAGGGACATCTACAGGCCCATTCCACCCACCTACAACCTTGTTTTAGCCATGCTATGGCGCCACCCAGAGAACATTGACCTTCAAAGAACCAATGTTGTTCACTATTGTGCTGCT GGTTCAAAGCCATGGAGGTATACTGGGAAGGAGGAGAACATGGAGAGGGAGGATATAAAGATGTTGGTGAAGAAGTGGTGGGATATATACAATGATGAGAGCTTGGATTACAGGAACTCATCTGCAGACGGAAAGCCATTCACGGTGGCGCTTTCAGAGGCCGGCGTAGTCCACTACATTGCCGCCCCATCGGCTGCCTAG